A region of the Melospiza georgiana isolate bMelGeo1 chromosome Z, bMelGeo1.pri, whole genome shotgun sequence genome:
CCCAAAAAGGTATTTGCCATCTCTGGATTTCaagtgtgtgtttatttttgccCAGTACTGCAGATCCCACTCTCTTAAAGCACTCAGGCTGTTAACAAGAGAAGCTTGTCAGCCCGAACTGTGTGAGAATGTTTCCAGCTGCCTGTAACTCCACACCTGGACTGGGAGGTGGACACTGCTGTACAGGAAGTTAACCCGGGACAGCGCACACATCAAGAGCagtcctgccccagcctgaaccccctgccctgggctgatccccagcgtgggcagcagggcagggggatcctgcccctgtgcccctgggctcaggtgagagcccacctgcagagctgccccagccccggctccagcagcacaaggagctggagctgctgcagggaatcCAGAGGCACCAAcgtgatcagagggatggagcagctctgctgagagaattgggactgttcagcctgaGAAGAGGCAGTTTTGGGGTGACCCAACTGCAGCCTTCCAGAGAGCAaggttagatgggatattggaaaGAAATTCTTGTCTGTGAGgttgctgaggccctggcacaggctgctcagatcagctgtggctgcatcatccctggaagtgctcacggccaggctggacagggcttggagtgaCCTGGGAtagcagaaggtgtccctgcccatggcagaaggGTGGAGCGAGACAATGTTCAAGGTCTTCTccaaaaccattctgggattctcagATTTAAGTCATCAGGTATTACTGCTGTTGACAGCTACACCTGCAATAGTGCCAAGACAAAAGACCAGTATTCTTAAGGCCAGGCACCAGGATGGGTCAGACAGCAATTCCAAGAAATGCTCTGTCAGTGTCACAGTTAAGGGAATCCTGTGAAGACCAGTGGGTTATCCCTGTGACCCCAGCTGCAATGCCCCTCTGCAGGATAAGCTGCCTGGCACAAATGATGAACACTGAGAAGGTCCCTCAGCTCTGTCACTCTCCTGGCTCCTGTAAGGGGATTTTGCCCACTCAAGCATTAAGGACACCCCTGATTTCCAGAGTTcttccagcagggctgtgtccagggGAGTTCAGATCTGTGGTTCCACAGGTGCAAGAGTGAGCCAGAAGTACGGACAAAAAGAAATCACACAGAACACAGTTATTTTTACATTCAGAACAGAGCCTTTTTACATGGGAACCTTTATTCTCACCGAGATCTGTACATTCAAGTCGCACATGCTTTTGTCATCTTTGACGGAGCTGGAACACTGGATCACAACAGCCTGGGCTGGTCTGCTAGAACCAGCCTGGTCTGGTCTGTTAGCTTTAGAGTTTACGCCTCAAAAGTAGACAGGAATTTTGTGACTATTTCCTTCAACTTTGCTTCTGTCTGGTCAGAGATCTTCCCTTCGGTCCTGTGGGAAGAGTTCAGTGAAATTCTGACACAGCAATCAAAACAGGGTCAACCCCAAGACAAACACAGAAGCTTTACAACAAACCTTCCCATTCCTAACAAATTCAGTAGATAAATGAACACACTTGTTTGGTACATGAAGCCATCCCACTGACAGAGTATCCCTTCTCCTGAAAGAGCCAGTCCTGTTTAATTCACAAATTCTTTCAGAACAGCCATATGAATTCCAACAAGGCCCAACCTACAGAGCTGGTCCCCAGAGACAGAAGGCATATGATTGTCTTCATGACAAAAAAAGCCAGGACCAGTTTCCAGGACAGGACTACAGAAATAATTCCCAACAGTTCACTCAGGAGCACTTAACCTACAGCACTCCAACAGCTCAAAGCTGTCCACAATATGAATCAATAAAGATTTCAGGAACAGGTTAGAGGAGACACATTGCAAGAAGGCTCACTTTAAGCGTCAGCTGCTTTTCCTAGGAGCTGAAGCTGAGGATGGCAGATGGTAGGAAGGCTGATTTAACCCCCAGTTTTGATACAGCCATCTGAATGCCCGGTGTTCTAGGACACATTACACTAACAGGTCAGTGACCATTATCTGCACTACAGACATCAATACCCTTGGGATAAATCAAGGTAAACCACCATACCTGATTGTGGAGAGGAGGTCCTGGTGCTGGCTCAGTACATGAGCCAGGAAAGCACTCTCAAATTTGGTGATCTTGCTGGGCTCCAGCTTGTCCAAATGACCTCTTACACCAGCATAGATGACTGCCACCTGCTCCTCAATAGCCATGGGAACTGCAGGAAAAGACAGCACTCACACCACTGGAACTCTTCCACCAGGACATAACAGACTACAGAGTCCTTGGAAAACCAAGTCCACACGGACAGCTCAGTGCAAGCAAATCTGCATGCACCATGAGCACAGAACAGACACAAATGCTACCCAAGGCCagtgcaggcagccctgccaaggccGGGGCACTCACTCACCGTActggccctgcttgagcagctCTGTCAGGCGCACACCGCGGTTCAGCAGCTGCTGCGTGGCTGCGTCCAGGTCAGAGCCGAACTGGGCGAAGGCGGCGACCTCCCGGTACTGAGCCAGCTCCAGCTTCATGGTGCCGGCCACCTGCAGGGCACAGTCACAGCCACTGACACCACCGCTAACTGCGCCCACGAGTCTGAACGTTAGCTGGCTGCTGACAGGTGTTACAAGtcagctctgccttgcactCCATAAAAGTCAATATACAAACTGACAAATGATTATAAACATTACAAAAATCCCACACTTTACCATAAGCACACCATCTCTCTGTGGAAACAGCAACTGTTGATATACATCTCTCTAATTCTAGATAATTTAGTCTGGACTAAAAGCCTGCAGTTAAGAGAGCATTCTCTGTTTTGTAAGTGATCAATACCCAGTTCAATACATCAAAACTGAATCCTGCATCTTTATGCAGATATTGCTTCCCTTTCTCCCATGCATTTCTCAGCAGGCAATGGAAGCATTAAAGAGCTATCTAAAGTTTGCTCTTTTATAATTGTGCAACACTGATAGATGCAAAGCTTTAATCCTTCTCTGTTCACACCTACACACCACTCATCTCTAGCACGAGAAGGAACAGCCATTTCCCAATTACCTGCTTCATAGCTCTGGTCTGAGCAGCAGAACCCACACGGGACACAGACAGACCAACGTTGATGGCTGGACGAATACCTTTGTAGAACAACTCAGTTTCCAAGAAGATCTGCAGGACAGAATTGCAGTATCACTATCTTGTTCAGAAGCCTGAAGGCCTCCTCAGAGACCAGTCACTAAGCTCCACGGAGATGCTGGGCTGTGAGGAAGCCCTACCTGTCCATCGGTGATGGAGATGACATTGGTTGGAATGTAAGCAGACACGTCCCCAGCCTGAGTCTCGATGACAGGCAAGGCGGTCAGGGAGCCGCCCCCGAAGGAGTCGTTCATTTTGGCTGCCCTCTCCAGCAGCCGGGAGTGCAGGTAGAACACATCGCCCGGGTAGGCCTCGCGGCCAGGGGGGCGGCGCAGCAGCAGAGACATCTGACGGTAGGCGACGGCCTGCGTGGAGCAGAGACAGCCTTCAGAGCTCTGCACCCCACTCAACATTTCACAGCTCTAAACCTGACGTGTTCTTACAGCTACAAACACCAATGCCACAGCACAAGGCCCAAAACCAAAGTTTCTGACCTGTTTGGACAAGTCATCATAGATGATGAGTGCGTGCTTCCCGTTGTCTCTGAAGTACTCCCCCATGGAGCAACCCGAATAGGGAGCCAGGTACTGCAGGGGGGCCGCATCGGATGCTGTGGCAGACACCACAATAGTGTACTTCATGGCATCTGGAAAGGATTGGAGACACCTCTGAGTGCCCTGCGTCATCATAAATCAGCAAACACAACAAGCACCTGAAGGACCAGTGCCGAagcacagccaggcagtgccactgtTGCTACAGGAAAGCCCAGCACACCAGATGTAGCTAAACACACCTGCTAGCAAAACTGACTCAAGAGTTCTCAAGAGCAACTTTGTGGCAGCTAACTTTTAACACTTGCAGACTTCTTTCCCATTTAAAACAAAGCTTAAGATGAAgacaattttttcttcttaaaaacaACTCATACTGAAAGTCCATAGTTTCCTGGCTGCTGTAAGACAGTACAACCCTCTGTGACAATCTCAAACAAATTACTGTCCTTAACATGTGGGTTCTTCCATGACAGCTGCCAGGACCACCAGGAATGAGGTCAAAGTGCCTGatctcctgccagctctgttAAATGTGGAGCCTTGGTCACAGAAATCACTGATTCTGAAGAGATGCTATTATTTAATGCCTTGTGTTTGGGCAGTAAAAGCTCTTCACTGCATTTCCAGCTGCCACTCACACTGACTGCCACGTGGAACACATGGGACAAATGCCAAGTCAATGACAATTTGAAGGCCACAGTTTGTCACCAGGCCTGCCTGACTGCCAAGATGAAGCTTTCAACTCTGCTGAAAAAACTGAATCTACAGGGTGACTTTTCCTGAAGGAATTCAGCAGTTTGGTGACCTCAAAATAGTACTCCTAACTGTGATACAgcaaaaatgatttttttcccctagacaGGTATAGAGATTTCTTGTTCATAAAATTAAGTAATTCACTCATGTAATATGAATTCTGTGTacacctgcagccaggagaggtCACAGCATTACAATGAGAACAGGATGTCTGTCATTAGGTGCCAGGCTCAACCATCTCCCAAAATCCATACCTGCATCAGTGAGCCTCTTTACCAGCTGAGCAACAGTGGATCTCTTCTGGCCAATTGCAACATAGATACAGTACAGCTTCTTCTTCTCATCCGTGCCATCGTTGAATCGTTTCTGGTTGATTATGGTGTCAATTGCAATTGAAGTTTTCCTATGTAACAGAGAGGCTGGTGAGTTAAGCTGCCCACGGttctcccagcccttccccaacCCTGTGTCCAGCTCCGCGGTACCTGTGTCTCTGTTTAAGGAACATTTTAGGCTTGAGCACTACACTTACCCAGTCTGTCTGTCACCAATGATCAGCTCACGCTGGCCACGGCCAATGGGCACCAAGCTGTCCACAGCCTTAATCCCAGTCTGCATGGGCTCACGCACAGAGATCCTGGGAATGATCCCAGGGGCCTTCAAGCCAACTCTCCTACGTGTCTTAGATGCAATAGCACcctaaaagagagaaaaaactgCTGAGGTCTGTATCACACAGATAACAGCAGAGGTACTTAGCACCCAGCTACACTTACCTTCCCATCAATTGGATTGCCCAGGGCATCCACAACAcggcccagcagctcctcccccaCGGGAACATCCACAATGGCACCGGTCCGCTTCACAACATCCCCCTCCTTGATCAGTCTGTCGTTACCAAACACGACAACACCGACGTTGTCAGGCTCCAAATTCAAGGACATGCCCTGGGACAGAGATCACACCACTCTGAGAAAATCCATACTGACATGCATAAAAACTTTCATATTGACATGATCATTTCACAAATCCTACATGATCTACCTCAACCTTGTGACAATGTTCTGCTTCTATGTACAAGTGTCTATTTCCTTCCACATTGGCTAGAGAACCTGCCTAAGTTTTCAACCTACCAGGTAGTTATACCGCAGCAGCCTAGCACTCAAGTCAATTGTTTC
Encoded here:
- the ATP5F1A gene encoding ATP synthase subunit alpha, mitochondrial, producing the protein MLSARVAAALARSLPRQAGLVSRNTLSAAFVATRNLHASKTCFQKTGTAEVSSILEERILGADTSAELEETGRVLSIGDGIARVYGLRNVQAEEMVEFSSGLKGMSLNLEPDNVGVVVFGNDRLIKEGDVVKRTGAIVDVPVGEELLGRVVDALGNPIDGKGAIASKTRRRVGLKAPGIIPRISVREPMQTGIKAVDSLVPIGRGQRELIIGDRQTGKTSIAIDTIINQKRFNDGTDEKKKLYCIYVAIGQKRSTVAQLVKRLTDADAMKYTIVVSATASDAAPLQYLAPYSGCSMGEYFRDNGKHALIIYDDLSKQAVAYRQMSLLLRRPPGREAYPGDVFYLHSRLLERAAKMNDSFGGGSLTALPVIETQAGDVSAYIPTNVISITDGQIFLETELFYKGIRPAINVGLSVSRVGSAAQTRAMKQVAGTMKLELAQYREVAAFAQFGSDLDAATQQLLNRGVRLTELLKQGQYVPMAIEEQVAVIYAGVRGHLDKLEPSKITKFESAFLAHVLSQHQDLLSTIRTEGKISDQTEAKLKEIVTKFLSTFEA